The following proteins come from a genomic window of Halalkalicoccus subterraneus:
- a CDS encoding Hsp20 family protein: protein MSALREALRELPEAVFADLLEGDEAYLVVIDLPGATGETTEITTENRRIRIETRREKSVPAGFEYRREDRSLFLDLELPLPPDAIGEDAHATIDRGVLELEVPRRPPTEETTIPIEDA, encoded by the coding sequence ATGTCAGCGCTGCGCGAGGCACTGCGGGAGTTGCCCGAAGCCGTTTTCGCCGACCTGCTCGAAGGTGACGAGGCGTATCTGGTGGTGATCGACCTGCCCGGCGCGACGGGCGAGACGACGGAGATCACGACCGAGAACCGCCGGATCCGAATCGAGACGCGCCGCGAGAAGTCGGTTCCCGCGGGCTTCGAGTACCGCCGCGAGGACCGCTCGCTCTTTTTGGACCTCGAACTCCCCCTGCCCCCGGACGCGATCGGCGAGGACGCCCACGCCACCATCGATCGCGGCGTCCTCGAACTGGAGGTTCCCCGCCGCCCGCCGACCGAGGAGACGACCATTCCGATCGAGGACGCATAG
- a CDS encoding GIDE domain-containing protein, which yields MVLAFPVSLLVLAVCGLVVFGSLLVAGGEFRTAYRVFSTPTGRVSDLLTDSNRTIELQGTARIAERILSGPFTGADCLLCGTVVEEYESSQHGGSWTEVDSVTQSVPFVLADDSGSVLVDPRMADVRLSRDSEAVRVDGGTAPPGRIRRYIEDNDDVSCENSRLDLRLFSLPTGSDRRYTERRLRPGSEVYVLGQARPETGRAGSANAVVGFGDEVGLLISDRSPRSTGLRALGRGGLYLLPGLIAGVVCPFVFVV from the coding sequence ATGGTTCTCGCCTTCCCCGTTTCCCTCCTCGTGCTCGCGGTCTGCGGCCTCGTCGTCTTCGGCTCGCTGCTGGTCGCCGGCGGAGAGTTCCGGACCGCCTACCGGGTGTTTTCTACCCCCACTGGACGGGTGAGTGACCTGTTGACCGACTCGAACCGAACGATCGAACTCCAGGGTACCGCTCGAATCGCCGAGCGGATCCTGTCGGGTCCGTTCACCGGCGCGGACTGCCTGCTCTGCGGGACCGTCGTCGAGGAGTACGAATCGAGCCAACACGGCGGCTCGTGGACCGAAGTCGATTCGGTGACTCAGTCGGTCCCGTTCGTGCTCGCGGACGACTCGGGGAGCGTCCTCGTCGATCCCCGCATGGCCGACGTGCGTCTGAGCCGCGACTCGGAAGCCGTCCGCGTCGATGGCGGGACCGCCCCGCCCGGACGGATTCGGAGGTATATCGAGGACAACGACGACGTCTCGTGTGAGAACTCTCGGCTGGACCTGCGGCTGTTCTCGCTCCCGACGGGCTCGGATAGGCGCTACACCGAGCGGCGGCTCCGGCCCGGTAGCGAGGTCTACGTCCTCGGACAGGCGCGACCCGAGACCGGGCGGGCCGGAAGCGCCAACGCCGTCGTCGGTTTCGGGGACGAGGTCGGCCTGCTGATCTCGGATCGCTCGCCGCGCTCGACGGGGCTTCGCGCGCTCGGGCGCGGCGGGCTGTATCTCCTCCCGGGGCTGATCGCCGGAGTCGTCTGCCCGTTCGTTTTCGTCGTCTGA
- a CDS encoding molybdopterin molybdotransferase MoeA produces MSQDDLQRSGFKERTRIDEARERLLDRVAPHERTERVSLARADGRTLATSVSAPNPVPGYDRAAMDGYAVRAEDTFGASDRSPNLLREGETVGPDTAIRVHTGSELPEGADAVVMIERVAERGGELEVDDAVAEGENVGPEGEDVAEGQVLYEPGHRVRPSDLGLLKSVGLTEVAVTERPTVAVIPTGEELVQSDPAPGEVIETNGLTVSRLADRWGARPTYRDVVTDDHEALRAAIQRDLTKDLIVTTGGSSVGERDLIPEVVDDIGEVLVHGVALKPGHPVALGIVEDTPVLMLPGYPVACIVNAVQFLRPALKRAGGMPCEDHPTTEATLERKIRSEPGVRTFARVKLDRSDGKPTALPTRVSGSGVLSSVALADGWVVVPEDREGIAEGETVAVEDWEWSA; encoded by the coding sequence ATGAGCCAGGACGACCTCCAGCGCTCGGGGTTCAAAGAGCGCACGCGGATCGACGAGGCCCGCGAGCGACTGCTCGACCGAGTCGCACCCCACGAGCGAACCGAGCGAGTCTCGCTTGCGCGCGCCGACGGCCGGACGCTCGCCACCTCAGTGAGCGCCCCGAACCCCGTACCGGGCTATGACCGGGCGGCGATGGACGGCTATGCGGTGCGTGCCGAGGACACCTTCGGCGCGAGCGACCGCTCGCCGAACCTCCTGCGCGAGGGTGAGACGGTCGGTCCCGACACCGCGATTCGCGTCCACACGGGCAGCGAGCTCCCCGAAGGTGCCGACGCCGTCGTGATGATCGAGCGAGTCGCCGAACGGGGCGGCGAGCTGGAGGTCGACGACGCGGTCGCGGAGGGCGAGAACGTCGGGCCCGAGGGCGAGGACGTCGCGGAGGGACAGGTGCTCTACGAGCCGGGCCACCGGGTCCGACCCTCGGATCTCGGCTTGCTGAAATCGGTCGGCCTGACCGAGGTAGCGGTCACAGAGCGCCCCACGGTCGCGGTGATACCGACCGGCGAGGAGCTCGTCCAGTCCGATCCCGCCCCCGGGGAAGTGATCGAGACCAACGGTCTGACGGTCTCGCGGCTCGCGGATCGCTGGGGCGCTCGGCCCACCTATCGCGACGTCGTCACCGACGACCACGAGGCGCTTCGGGCGGCGATCCAGCGCGATCTGACGAAGGACCTGATCGTCACGACAGGGGGCTCCTCGGTGGGCGAACGCGATCTGATCCCCGAGGTCGTCGACGACATCGGCGAGGTGCTCGTCCACGGCGTCGCGCTCAAACCGGGCCATCCCGTCGCGCTCGGAATCGTCGAGGACACGCCCGTACTAATGTTGCCGGGCTACCCGGTCGCCTGCATCGTCAACGCGGTGCAGTTCCTCAGGCCCGCACTCAAACGCGCCGGCGGGATGCCCTGCGAGGACCACCCGACGACCGAGGCGACCCTCGAACGCAAGATCCGAAGCGAACCCGGCGTTCGGACGTTCGCGCGGGTGAAGCTCGACCGGAGCGATGGGAAACCGACCGCCCTCCCCACCCGGGTTAGCGGCTCGGGCGTTCTCTCCAGCGTGGCGCTCGCGGACGGCTGGGTCGTCGTCCCGGAGGATCGCGAGGGAATCGCCGAGGGTGAAACCGTCGCGGTCGAGGACTGGGAGTGGTCGGCATGA
- a CDS encoding molybdopterin biosynthesis protein produces the protein MSSRKEFRELVPPEEAHEAIESLDLDGGTEEVPLREARGRVLAERVDAGLDVPGFDRASMDGYAVRARDTFGAGEADPAVLELAGAVHAGAEPDVTVEAGTAAEISTGAVMPEGADAVVMVERTDRVERSSTERENGEAVNGAGEGGDAVELRTSLAPGDHVMLAGADVAAGERALGPGTRLTPREIGLLSALGVDEVLVRSKPRVGIVSTGDELVRPGEAVASERGQIYDVNSYTIATAVEEAGGEAALYPHAGDDYGEMERVLTEAAAECDLVLSSGSTSASAVDVIYRVIEDQGELLLHGVAIKPGKPMLVGEFPDSAYVGLPGYPVSALMIFRHFVAPAIRRAAGRPEPRTASVEAEMAVEERYGEGRTRLMPVGLIGSGPSETARDASNGGRTLAYPVDKGSGATTSLVEADGIVEVGPDTAYLDAGEAVSVDLFSPDVRPPTVFGVGEDDPLLTSVLDDLDRPRYLTIGSRQGLRRLEQGVPDFAVVTGATDDIEARELGGWTRDWGLIVAPDNPGGVDGLADLVDRELRFVNRPTDSGLRGTLDGTVEDLADSRGESRNELVERIDGFELAARALESPARKVASGSADAGLGLRSTAEKLGLGFVPLGEERVRVLANPERLEKPGIEALREAVGNAPTELPGVGR, from the coding sequence ATGAGCTCTCGAAAGGAGTTTCGAGAGCTCGTCCCACCCGAGGAGGCCCACGAGGCGATCGAATCGCTCGATCTGGACGGGGGCACCGAGGAGGTCCCCCTGCGCGAGGCCCGCGGGCGGGTGCTGGCCGAGCGGGTCGACGCTGGGCTCGACGTGCCGGGGTTCGACCGCGCGAGCATGGACGGCTACGCGGTGCGGGCCCGCGACACCTTCGGCGCGGGCGAGGCCGACCCCGCCGTTCTCGAACTGGCCGGCGCGGTCCACGCCGGCGCGGAACCCGACGTGACGGTCGAGGCGGGTACCGCCGCCGAGATCTCGACGGGTGCCGTGATGCCCGAGGGTGCGGACGCGGTGGTGATGGTCGAGCGAACCGACCGCGTCGAGCGTAGCTCGACGGAACGCGAGAACGGCGAAGCCGTGAACGGTGCGGGTGAAGGCGGCGACGCAGTCGAGCTCCGCACCTCGCTCGCGCCGGGCGATCACGTCATGCTCGCCGGGGCCGACGTCGCCGCCGGCGAGCGCGCGCTCGGGCCCGGCACCCGACTGACTCCCAGAGAAATCGGCCTACTGTCGGCGCTCGGCGTCGACGAGGTGCTCGTGCGTTCGAAACCGCGTGTGGGGATCGTCTCGACGGGCGACGAGCTCGTCCGCCCGGGCGAGGCGGTCGCGAGCGAGCGCGGGCAGATCTACGACGTCAACAGCTACACGATCGCGACCGCAGTCGAGGAAGCGGGCGGCGAGGCGGCTCTCTACCCCCATGCGGGCGACGACTACGGGGAGATGGAGCGCGTTCTCACGGAGGCCGCGGCGGAGTGCGATCTGGTGCTCTCCTCGGGTTCTACCTCCGCGAGCGCCGTCGACGTGATCTACCGCGTGATCGAAGACCAGGGAGAACTCCTGCTGCACGGCGTGGCGATCAAACCCGGCAAACCCATGCTGGTCGGCGAGTTCCCCGATTCCGCGTACGTCGGCCTTCCCGGCTATCCGGTCTCGGCGCTCATGATCTTCAGGCACTTCGTCGCGCCGGCGATCCGCCGGGCGGCGGGCCGTCCCGAGCCGCGAACCGCATCCGTCGAGGCCGAAATGGCCGTCGAGGAGCGCTACGGGGAGGGCCGGACCCGACTGATGCCGGTCGGCCTGATAGGGAGCGGGCCGTCAGAGACGGCCCGGGACGCCAGTAACGGGGGCCGAACCCTCGCGTATCCGGTCGACAAGGGTTCGGGTGCGACCACCAGCCTCGTCGAGGCCGACGGGATCGTCGAGGTCGGCCCCGACACCGCGTATCTCGACGCCGGCGAGGCCGTCTCGGTCGATCTGTTCTCGCCGGACGTCCGCCCGCCGACCGTCTTCGGCGTCGGCGAGGACGATCCCCTCCTCACGAGCGTGCTCGACGACCTCGACCGGCCGCGGTATCTCACGATCGGGAGCCGACAGGGGCTTCGGCGCCTCGAACAGGGCGTCCCCGATTTCGCCGTCGTCACCGGGGCAACTGATGACATCGAGGCGCGCGAACTCGGTGGCTGGACCCGCGATTGGGGGCTGATCGTCGCTCCGGACAACCCCGGGGGGGTCGACGGGCTCGCGGACCTCGTCGACCGGGAACTGCGGTTCGTCAACCGGCCCACGGATTCGGGACTCAGGGGTACTCTCGACGGCACGGTCGAGGACCTCGCCGATTCGCGCGGAGAGTCGCGTAACGAACTGGTCGAACGGATCGACGGGTTCGAACTCGCCGCCCGCGCACTGGAGAGCCCCGCACGAAAGGTCGCGTCCGGAAGCGCGGACGCCGGTCTCGGACTGCGCTCGACGGCCGAGAAACTCGGTTTGGGGTTCGTCCCCCTCGGTGAAGAACGGGTGCGGGTACTCGCGAACCCCGAGCGACTCGAAAAACCGGGTATCGAGGCGCTCCGGGAGGCGGTCGGGAACGCTCCGACAGAGCTACCGGGCGTCGGGCGCTGA
- a CDS encoding HAD family hydrolase: MTGSATDYDFWLLDLDGTLVDVEWPYVRETFDRVGDRLGREFSDREAKGLWYGLGVDRETQITALGLDREPFWAAFDAVESPQERVAATTLYEDTAFVADIEGPVGLVTHCRPYLTEPVLDRLDITDWFDTVVCCSDELGWKPDPTPVERAMADLGAEGRGVLAGDGANDVGAAWNAGLDAIHVERHGADSRGVCVLGDHRVRSFSELEVSAPDAR, encoded by the coding sequence ATGACCGGCAGCGCGACCGATTACGATTTCTGGCTGCTCGACCTGGACGGCACACTCGTCGACGTCGAATGGCCCTACGTCCGCGAGACGTTCGACCGTGTGGGCGACCGCCTCGGCCGGGAGTTCTCGGACCGTGAGGCCAAGGGACTCTGGTACGGCCTCGGGGTCGACCGGGAGACACAGATCACCGCGCTCGGCCTCGACCGCGAGCCCTTTTGGGCGGCCTTCGACGCGGTCGAGAGTCCGCAAGAGCGCGTCGCGGCGACGACCCTCTACGAGGACACGGCGTTCGTCGCCGATATCGAGGGGCCCGTCGGACTCGTTACGCACTGTCGACCCTATCTCACCGAACCCGTCCTCGATCGTCTCGATATCACCGACTGGTTCGACACCGTCGTCTGCTGTTCGGACGAGCTGGGCTGGAAACCCGACCCGACGCCCGTCGAACGGGCGATGGCGGACCTCGGTGCCGAGGGCCGAGGCGTGCTCGCGGGTGACGGTGCGAACGACGTGGGCGCGGCATGGAACGCCGGCCTCGACGCCATCCACGTCGAACGCCACGGTGCCGACAGCCGCGGCGTTTGCGTACTGGGCGACCACCGCGTGCGGAGCTTTTCGGAACTCGAGGTCTCAGCGCCCGACGCCCGGTAG
- the lwrS gene encoding LWR-salt protein: MSRYVFHVRFRPDPDRGFRIEPATFETSLSKAAAPPGEEGWLFFRNNLWRGEVNAPGHMRSLAEGALGVPVEAVEYRRFETTEGEYAALKEAIAANLDRFNAETGSEVLNKYFGSSIEVEPDG; encoded by the coding sequence GTGAGCCGGTACGTCTTTCACGTTCGGTTTCGCCCCGACCCCGACCGGGGGTTTCGCATCGAACCGGCGACCTTCGAGACGAGCCTCTCGAAGGCGGCCGCCCCGCCGGGCGAGGAGGGATGGCTGTTCTTCCGGAACAACCTCTGGCGCGGCGAGGTGAACGCGCCGGGACACATGCGATCGCTCGCCGAGGGGGCGCTCGGCGTTCCCGTCGAGGCCGTCGAGTACCGCCGGTTCGAGACCACCGAAGGGGAGTACGCCGCGCTCAAGGAGGCGATCGCGGCGAACCTCGATCGCTTCAACGCCGAGACCGGAAGCGAGGTCCTGAACAAGTACTTCGGGAGTTCGATCGAGGTCGAACCGGACGGATGA
- a CDS encoding 4a-hydroxytetrahydrobiopterin dehydratase, giving the protein MAELLDDEEIQSQLPEGWERDGEEITRTFEFDDYLRGIDFAREVGELAEEEVHHPEMIVGYEEVEVRFTSHEEGGITDQDVEMAERVTDEF; this is encoded by the coding sequence ATGGCAGAACTACTCGACGACGAGGAGATCCAGTCTCAACTCCCCGAGGGCTGGGAGCGCGACGGCGAGGAGATCACCCGGACCTTCGAGTTCGACGACTACCTCCGAGGGATCGATTTCGCCCGCGAAGTCGGCGAACTCGCCGAAGAGGAGGTTCACCACCCCGAGATGATCGTCGGCTACGAGGAGGTCGAGGTTCGCTTTACGAGCCACGAGGAGGGCGGCATCACCGACCAGGACGTCGAGATGGCGGAACGGGTCACCGACGAGTTCTGA
- the hemA gene encoding glutamyl-tRNA reductase, whose translation MSGGVITGVRITHRTASVDEIDAACEFDQRAVVEELRSQEGVEEAFSLQTCNRAEAYVVTAAPSTGRHALAAWCGELPPESLTWSEHEESLRHLLRVATGLESLVLGEDQIIGQVKTAYAEARGVGAIGPVLEDTLLKAIHVGERARTETTINEGVVSLGSAAVSLIGDEREIDGASALVIGAGEMGTIAAQALSRHDLSELVIANRTRSRAERVATALPREAKARALSALPEFIDGIDVVIAATGSDEPILDADLLASGTDRVVVDLAKPRDVDPDARELDSVSVHDLDDLESVTERTKAKRSAAAAQVEAMIDRELEQLLGQFKRKQADDVISGMYEGAERTKRAEVTTALSKLESQGGLTDQQRETVEAMADALVGQLLSAPTKSLREAAAEDDWETINTAIQLFDPTDGGEETDPSGTAHPESADGIPAEIAARIEDD comes from the coding sequence GTGAGCGGCGGCGTTATCACGGGCGTTCGGATCACACACCGGACTGCCTCCGTCGACGAGATCGACGCCGCCTGCGAGTTCGATCAGCGCGCGGTCGTCGAGGAGCTGCGTTCCCAGGAAGGGGTCGAGGAGGCCTTTTCGCTTCAGACGTGCAACCGTGCGGAGGCGTACGTCGTCACCGCGGCGCCCTCCACCGGCCGACACGCGCTCGCGGCCTGGTGTGGGGAGCTCCCACCCGAATCGCTGACGTGGTCTGAGCACGAGGAGAGTCTCAGACATCTGCTTCGGGTCGCCACGGGGCTCGAATCGCTCGTGCTCGGCGAGGACCAGATCATCGGACAGGTGAAGACGGCCTACGCCGAGGCCCGCGGCGTCGGCGCGATCGGCCCAGTGCTCGAGGATACCCTGCTGAAGGCGATCCACGTCGGCGAGCGCGCCCGGACCGAGACGACGATCAACGAGGGGGTCGTCTCGCTGGGCAGCGCGGCCGTCTCGCTGATCGGCGACGAGCGCGAGATCGATGGCGCGAGCGCGCTCGTGATCGGCGCGGGCGAGATGGGAACGATCGCCGCGCAGGCGCTCTCGCGACACGACCTCTCGGAGCTCGTCATCGCCAACCGGACGCGCTCGCGCGCCGAACGGGTCGCGACGGCGCTGCCCCGCGAGGCGAAGGCCCGCGCGCTGTCGGCCCTGCCGGAGTTCATCGACGGGATCGACGTCGTGATCGCCGCGACCGGTAGCGACGAGCCGATACTGGACGCGGATTTACTCGCTTCGGGAACCGACCGCGTCGTCGTCGATCTCGCGAAACCGCGGGACGTCGACCCCGACGCCCGAGAACTCGACTCGGTGTCGGTTCACGACCTGGACGATCTCGAAAGCGTCACCGAGCGCACGAAGGCGAAGCGCTCGGCGGCTGCCGCCCAGGTCGAGGCGATGATCGACCGCGAACTCGAGCAGCTCCTCGGACAGTTCAAGCGCAAGCAGGCCGACGACGTGATCAGCGGAATGTACGAGGGCGCCGAGCGCACGAAACGCGCGGAAGTCACAACCGCCCTCTCGAAGCTCGAATCACAGGGCGGGCTGACCGACCAACAGCGCGAGACCGTCGAGGCGATGGCCGACGCACTGGTCGGCCAGCTCCTTTCGGCACCCACCAAAAGCCTGCGGGAGGCCGCCGCCGAGGACGACTGGGAGACGATCAACACCGCGATCCAGCTGTTCGATCCGACCGACGGGGGCGAGGAAACCGACCCCTCCGGGACGGCTCACCCCGAATCGGCGGACGGGATACCCGCCGAGATCGCCGCCCGGATCGAGGACGACTGA
- a CDS encoding precorrin-2 dehydrogenase/sirohydrochlorin ferrochelatase family protein, translated as MIPLLHDFTNQTVLVFGGGSVGARKARRFAREARTIVVSPDFSGEFGDGELVRAAPTSADVSGWFDRAEPTLVVAATDDGRLNGSIEREARERGVLVNRTDTHGSREPGSVVVPATVREDPVVVSISTGGTSPALSRELRKRIEPELAGAGAMASLTAELRAELSDLPAGERREALRAIVSSSSVWKDLRSGDPKRSQVVADVIDSVDIGGEEP; from the coding sequence ATGATCCCGCTGTTGCACGACTTCACCAATCAGACGGTGCTCGTCTTCGGCGGCGGGAGCGTCGGTGCGCGCAAGGCCCGGCGGTTCGCCCGCGAGGCCCGAACGATCGTCGTGAGCCCCGATTTCTCGGGCGAGTTCGGCGACGGCGAGCTGGTCCGGGCCGCGCCGACGTCCGCGGACGTATCCGGCTGGTTCGACCGGGCCGAGCCGACGCTGGTCGTCGCGGCCACCGACGACGGACGGTTGAACGGATCCATCGAGCGCGAGGCACGCGAGCGGGGCGTGCTGGTCAACCGTACCGACACGCACGGCTCGCGCGAACCGGGGAGCGTCGTCGTCCCCGCGACGGTTCGCGAGGACCCGGTAGTCGTCTCGATCTCGACCGGCGGGACGAGCCCGGCGCTGAGCAGGGAGCTCAGAAAACGGATCGAGCCCGAACTCGCCGGGGCGGGCGCGATGGCGTCACTGACCGCCGAACTGCGCGCGGAGCTCTCTGATCTCCCCGCCGGAGAGCGTCGGGAGGCGCTCAGGGCGATCGTCTCGTCGTCGTCGGTTTGGAAGGATTTACGTAGCGGCGACCCAAAGCGATCGCAAGTGGTTGCAGACGTGATCGACAGTGTCGACATCGGGGGTGAGGAGCCGTGA
- the ahbB gene encoding siroheme decarboxylase subunit beta — translation MNRAQVEDLDRVDRALLNAFQGGFPVCKRPFERAAAALSERGIEITGEELLERVQRLDEEGVLTRFGALVNAQAIGGTATLVAMHAPEERFEEVAEAVNAHREVAHNYEREHPHLNMWFVVSVADESRVEEVLSAIEDETGQQTYDLPKRQEFRVEAKFMLDGPIPEGDVDCSALGPVVEPVGRESITPEERDLVLAIQDGFPIVADPYGAIAEEIDADPEWVRETIKRFEAEGKIRRVGVIPNHYALGYTENGMTVWNVPDDLVSEVGPAIASLSFVTHCYQRPRHEGVWPYNFFAMTHGRSEEESWDRIEQVRERMDEFWEVDAADWDSLFSTRILKKTGIRLDERADANTE, via the coding sequence ATGAATCGGGCCCAGGTCGAGGACCTCGATCGCGTCGACCGCGCCCTGCTCAACGCCTTTCAGGGCGGGTTTCCCGTCTGTAAGCGCCCCTTCGAGCGGGCCGCAGCAGCGCTGTCCGAACGGGGTATCGAGATCACCGGCGAGGAGCTCCTCGAACGCGTCCAGCGGCTGGACGAGGAGGGCGTACTCACGCGCTTCGGCGCGCTCGTCAACGCCCAGGCAATCGGCGGTACCGCGACGCTCGTCGCCATGCACGCCCCCGAAGAGCGCTTCGAGGAAGTCGCCGAGGCGGTCAACGCCCACCGCGAGGTCGCACACAACTACGAGCGCGAACATCCCCACCTGAACATGTGGTTCGTCGTTTCGGTCGCCGACGAGTCGCGCGTCGAGGAGGTGCTTTCCGCGATCGAGGATGAAACGGGCCAGCAAACGTACGACCTCCCCAAACGACAGGAGTTCCGCGTCGAGGCGAAGTTCATGCTCGACGGGCCGATCCCCGAAGGCGACGTCGACTGCTCGGCTCTCGGGCCCGTGGTCGAGCCAGTGGGTCGCGAGTCGATCACGCCCGAGGAACGCGATCTGGTGCTCGCGATCCAGGACGGCTTTCCGATCGTCGCCGACCCGTACGGGGCGATCGCCGAGGAGATCGACGCGGATCCCGAGTGGGTACGCGAGACGATTAAACGGTTCGAGGCGGAGGGGAAGATTCGCCGGGTCGGCGTGATCCCGAACCACTACGCGCTCGGCTATACGGAAAACGGCATGACCGTCTGGAACGTCCCCGACGATCTCGTGAGCGAGGTCGGCCCCGCGATCGCCTCGCTGTCCTTCGTCACCCATTGCTATCAGCGTCCGCGCCACGAGGGCGTCTGGCCGTACAACTTCTTCGCGATGACCCACGGGCGAAGCGAGGAAGAGAGCTGGGATCGTATCGAGCAGGTCCGCGAGCGCATGGACGAGTTCTGGGAGGTCGATGCGGCCGACTGGGACTCCCTGTTCTCGACGCGCATTCTGAAGAAGACCGGCATCAGGCTGGACGAACGCGCGGACGCGAACACAGAATGA
- a CDS encoding DUF5778 family protein — translation MSETLDDDLYERTKRLLEPGEIELVGAVVHTDLGSADDIEMHQATVDIGEIIAEGAGYDPTDTYVYSGTNDTNFSSNQHQGLALEDDEFVWECQQLLRDGTFDVVFYYEAAADHESILEAIREAGFRVTGVEE, via the coding sequence ATGAGCGAGACGCTCGACGACGACCTCTACGAGCGAACCAAGCGCCTCCTCGAACCCGGGGAGATCGAGCTCGTGGGAGCGGTCGTCCACACCGACCTCGGAAGCGCAGACGACATCGAGATGCATCAGGCGACCGTCGATATCGGCGAGATCATCGCCGAGGGTGCGGGATACGACCCGACCGATACCTACGTCTACTCGGGGACGAACGACACGAACTTCTCGTCGAACCAGCACCAGGGACTCGCTCTGGAGGACGACGAGTTCGTCTGGGAGTGCCAACAGCTCCTGCGCGATGGGACCTTCGACGTCGTCTTCTACTACGAGGCCGCGGCGGATCACGAGTCGATCCTGGAGGCGATCCGCGAGGCGGGCTTTCGTGTGACCGGCGTCGAGGAGTAA